A window of the Candidatus Saccharibacteria bacterium genome harbors these coding sequences:
- the pheS gene encoding phenylalanine--tRNA ligase subunit alpha: MTSNWNQAIKIEDIEQLVKQFDYQLKKQKDLAGLTELRRIYLGKKSQINQALRGLGTANYQERKNFGQSINQLKDQMVRMAADREKELLSQQTDWGRLDLTAPLGNAGQSEARIHPISRILLEVIELAGKLGYRVTDGPEIETDWYNFTALNIGPDHPARDGWDTFYLDQYHDGKQMLARTHTSPVQIRYLESNQLPIKVLVPGKVYRNEDEDSTHLWNFYQLEGLVVDEGISMADLRGAIQSILSELLEDQIETRLRPSFFPFTEPSVEIDVKYRGQWLELAGGGMVHPKILENQGIDSDKYQGFAFGFGLDRLAAVKYRVGDVRYFWRPDYRFLTQRFVR; this comes from the coding sequence ATGACAAGTAATTGGAATCAAGCTATCAAGATTGAAGATATCGAACAACTAGTCAAGCAGTTTGATTATCAACTTAAAAAGCAAAAAGACCTAGCAGGCTTAACCGAACTCCGGAGAATTTATTTAGGCAAGAAGAGTCAAATCAATCAAGCTTTAAGGGGTTTGGGTACTGCTAACTACCAAGAAAGAAAGAATTTTGGCCAGAGTATTAATCAGCTCAAGGATCAGATGGTTAGAATGGCGGCTGATCGAGAAAAAGAATTGTTAAGTCAGCAGACGGATTGGGGTAGACTTGATTTGACGGCTCCACTAGGTAATGCTGGACAGTCTGAAGCAAGAATACATCCGATATCACGTATTTTGCTTGAAGTGATAGAATTGGCTGGTAAATTGGGCTATCGGGTAACTGATGGGCCAGAAATAGAAACTGATTGGTATAACTTTACTGCTCTTAATATCGGACCTGATCACCCAGCTAGGGATGGTTGGGATACATTTTACCTTGATCAATATCATGATGGTAAGCAGATGCTTGCTAGAACACATACTTCACCCGTACAGATTAGATACCTTGAGAGCAATCAGTTACCAATCAAGGTTTTGGTTCCGGGTAAAGTTTATCGTAATGAAGATGAAGATAGTACCCATCTTTGGAATTTTTATCAATTAGAAGGCCTAGTGGTTGATGAGGGTATTAGTATGGCTGATTTGCGCGGAGCAATCCAGTCGATACTTAGTGAACTTTTGGAAGATCAGATAGAGACTAGATTGCGTCCCAGTTTTTTCCCATTTACCGAACCATCGGTAGAGATAGATGTTAAGTATCGTGGTCAATGGCTTGAATTGGCTGGTGGTGGTATGGTTCATCCAAAAATCCTTGAAAATCAGGGGATTGACTCGGATAAGTATCAAGGCTTTGCTTTTGGGTTTGGCTTAGATCGCTTGGCAGCTGTCAAATACAGAGTGGGGGACGTTAGATATTTTTGGAGACCGGATTATCGCTTTTTGACGCAGAGGTTTGTTAGATGA
- a CDS encoding cob(I)yrinic acid a,c-diamide adenosyltransferase → MPIYTKKGDQGKTSLFDGTRVDKTNARINCLGTIDELNSTIGLLTSLIDHDQELMNNDIAVNNTTLLKDIQSKLFSIGASIANPAIEVSESDYLDFTSKVESLIDQMTTILPELKNFILPGGSIAASQAQVTRSVTRRAERTYFGLEEYPDITISPAIASLLNRLSDYFFTLARYLNNTSQTPESIWNSKKLS, encoded by the coding sequence ATGCCAATCTATACCAAAAAAGGAGACCAGGGCAAAACTTCTCTTTTCGATGGTACTAGAGTCGATAAGACAAATGCTAGAATCAATTGCCTCGGCACAATAGATGAATTGAATAGTACCATTGGGCTACTGACTTCTCTTATAGATCATGATCAAGAGCTAATGAATAACGATATAGCTGTCAATAATACTACTTTACTCAAAGATATTCAATCTAAGCTTTTCTCGATCGGAGCAAGTATTGCCAACCCTGCTATAGAGGTGTCCGAATCTGATTATCTGGATTTTACCAGTAAAGTAGAGAGTTTAATTGATCAAATGACAACAATTTTGCCTGAGTTGAAAAACTTTATTTTGCCGGGAGGTAGCATAGCAGCCTCCCAAGCCCAAGTGACTCGTTCTGTTACCAGGCGAGCCGAAAGAACTTACTTCGGACTAGAAGAATACCCGGACATCACTATTAGCCCAGCAATTGCCAGCCTACTCAACCGTCTCTCCGATTATTTCTTTACTCTCGCCCGATACCTCAACAACACCTCTCAAACCCCAGAATCAATATGGAATTCTAAAAAACTATCTTAA
- a CDS encoding C39 family peptidase, which translates to MSKNKNKQKNKKYQNNQTDQQILKPNKADLPSSITLIYLGLLGLIRYGSRRLGLALLGLTLLQVGLLALIIGVNVWNYQSQDLALRPIEPKLEIGQSLRLQTNLGVEKEFEVEVEPSFDYRIELVNSGSLGLIKQIELVPESRLQTGTDYQIRLKGVAKKFSEKQNLKIGFRTQDAPEIQGTNFDQAQNIKIDQELTLALTDPNNDLSNFQIKTSPAIEFDKYLSEDQTKVNFQPKSNYQQSTNYQVEVFDYYKDQQNPIKTYQFETVRKPVLSINQAENIIPGSNVVVSFSEPMQTSQVGIQTSFAGYNWLDPFNLSFDTSGISPGSSYEIEVLAGARTEAGGVLEADSVRSFRVRSVGAVYASISPGGYGVSTGSKFRVDFSQAVDRASAEARISVAPSFDYHLEWISDQTVLVVPNSSLAYSTEYRVVIEIGVVNVGFGLPSSSGFTGSFVTEERVTILGVPLFYQTMPLSCESAALKMALAYRGINTTENHIMSLMGYNPRHWQENGNQWDDPYQMFVGDVYGSQVTKTGYGVYAPPVARAAQLMGANASVHYGVSASFIANQIANNNPVVIWGYSYSGQRMDWNVNGSSVGAYIGEHVRTVIGFRGNPDNPTSFIINDPISGQLNWTAAQLMANMNIHGNLSNQAVVVY; encoded by the coding sequence ATGTCAAAAAACAAAAATAAACAAAAAAACAAAAAATATCAAAATAACCAAACTGATCAACAAATACTAAAACCCAACAAGGCTGATTTACCAAGCTCTATAACATTGATTTATCTAGGCTTGTTGGGGTTGATTCGCTACGGCTCTCGTCGTTTGGGATTAGCACTCTTGGGTTTAACTTTGCTCCAGGTCGGATTACTGGCACTAATTATCGGGGTTAATGTCTGGAATTATCAAAGTCAAGATTTGGCACTTAGACCAATTGAGCCCAAGCTTGAGATTGGACAATCATTAAGGCTTCAGACAAATCTAGGGGTAGAGAAAGAATTTGAGGTTGAGGTTGAGCCGAGCTTTGACTATCGTATTGAATTGGTCAATTCCGGTTCACTCGGTTTAATTAAACAGATCGAGCTAGTACCAGAGTCAAGGTTACAAACCGGAACTGATTATCAAATAAGATTGAAAGGTGTTGCAAAAAAGTTTAGTGAGAAGCAAAATTTGAAGATTGGCTTTCGGACTCAAGATGCACCAGAGATTCAGGGTACAAACTTTGACCAGGCTCAGAATATCAAGATAGACCAAGAATTAACCTTGGCACTAACTGATCCCAATAATGATTTGAGTAATTTTCAGATTAAGACTAGTCCAGCTATCGAATTTGATAAGTATTTATCAGAAGACCAGACCAAGGTTAACTTTCAGCCAAAGTCAAATTATCAGCAATCAACCAACTATCAGGTAGAAGTTTTTGACTATTACAAAGACCAGCAAAATCCGATCAAGACTTATCAATTTGAGACAGTTCGCAAGCCAGTTCTTAGTATTAATCAGGCAGAGAATATTATTCCGGGATCAAATGTTGTGGTCAGTTTTTCTGAGCCAATGCAGACAAGTCAGGTTGGTATTCAGACTAGCTTTGCGGGATATAATTGGCTAGACCCATTCAATTTGAGTTTTGATACGAGTGGCATTAGCCCAGGGTCTAGCTATGAGATTGAGGTGTTAGCTGGGGCTAGAACTGAAGCTGGAGGCGTGCTGGAGGCTGATAGTGTGAGGAGCTTCAGGGTTAGATCAGTTGGTGCAGTTTATGCATCAATATCTCCTGGTGGATATGGGGTGTCAACGGGGTCTAAATTTCGGGTAGATTTTTCGCAAGCTGTTGATCGAGCTTCAGCTGAAGCAAGGATATCAGTAGCACCGAGTTTTGATTATCACTTGGAGTGGATAAGTGATCAAACTGTCTTGGTAGTACCGAATAGTAGTTTGGCTTATAGTACAGAATATCGTGTAGTGATCGAGATAGGGGTAGTTAATGTTGGGTTCGGTTTGCCGAGTAGTAGTGGATTTACTGGGAGTTTTGTGACGGAGGAAAGGGTGACAATATTGGGAGTGCCATTATTCTACCAGACTATGCCATTGTCTTGTGAGTCAGCAGCTCTCAAAATGGCATTAGCATATAGAGGGATCAATACGACTGAAAATCATATAATGAGTCTCATGGGCTATAATCCAAGACATTGGCAGGAAAATGGTAACCAGTGGGATGATCCTTATCAGATGTTTGTCGGGGATGTATATGGTAGTCAGGTCACCAAAACGGGCTATGGAGTGTATGCACCACCGGTTGCGCGAGCAGCCCAATTAATGGGAGCAAACGCTAGCGTACACTATGGAGTATCGGCTAGCTTTATAGCAAATCAGATAGCTAATAATAATCCAGTAGTAATCTGGGGTTATAGTTATAGCGGCCAGAGGATGGACTGGAATGTCAACGGTTCATCAGTAGGTGCTTATATAGGTGAGCATGTCAGAACTGTAATAGGTTTTCGAGGGAATCCTGATAACCCGACAAGCTTCATTATCAATGATCCAATTAGTGGTCAACTGAACTGGACAGCAGCTCAACTAATGGCTAATATGAATATCCATGGCAACTTGTCGAATCAGGCTGTGGTGGTGTATTGA